In Dietzia sp. ANT_WB102, the sequence CGCCCGTCGTCTGACCGACGCCATCCATGGCGGGGAGGCGCTCTACGCCCGCCCCGAGGCGCGTCGACTGGGCGAAGGGTCGGCCGACGAGGTCAAGGAGCGTGAGGCCGCGGTCCTGCTGGATCCGGCCGCGCGTCTCGACGCCGACGGCGTCCTCGCGGCTGCCGGATACCCGGACACCGGGACCGCGGAGATCTCCGGGCGGTGACGACCGGGGTGAGAGGCGTCGGGGTCGACATCGTTGACCTCGGCGCCTTCGCCGCGTCGCTGGCCGAACCGGGGACGCGCCTCACCAGGGCCTTCTCGGCCACCGAGCGCAGGCAGTGTCGGGAACGTGCCGAGTCCCGCGGGGCCGTGCCGGGAGAGGCGACGTCGTCGTCCCTGGCGGCCGGTCCCGCCCGCCTCGACGACCCGCTGACCCGTCACCTCGCTGCCCGCTGGGCGGCTAAGGAGGCAGTGGTCAAGGCGTGGTCGGCGGCGCTGTACGGTGCGCCGCCACCTATCCCTCCGGACCTGCTGCGGTGGGCGGAGATCGAGACGGTGTGTGATGCCTGGGGACGGCCCACGGTGAGGCTCGGCGGAGAGGTGGCCCGGTACGTGTCCTCGACCGTGGGCGAGGGCGCGCGGTGGAACGTCTCACTGAGTCACGATGGTGGGTCGGCGATCGCGTTCGTCATCCTCGAGGGCCCGGCCGCGGGGTAGCGGTCGCCAACGAGTGTGCCGCAATGCGGTGCGCCCCGAGCCGATGCCCGCCCGCCGGGCCCGACTGCCTGGATCAGTCCGCCTGGGCTTCCTTTTCCGCCAGCCACAGGTAG encodes:
- a CDS encoding holo-ACP synthase; the encoded protein is MTTGVRGVGVDIVDLGAFAASLAEPGTRLTRAFSATERRQCRERAESRGAVPGEATSSSLAAGPARLDDPLTRHLAARWAAKEAVVKAWSAALYGAPPPIPPDLLRWAEIETVCDAWGRPTVRLGGEVARYVSSTVGEGARWNVSLSHDGGSAIAFVILEGPAAG